The genome window GCGCTCGGCAAAATCCACGCATGGATGATGATTCAGCTCCGCAACAAAATCCTCCCACTGGGTATCAGCAAGTCCTTTTACGGTCAGTTTACGCCGAAGCAGAAATTGCGTCTGGTTTGTTGGTTTATGGGCCTTGATCATGGTTTTACACCTCTTAGCCTGCTTCCATTGCCTCTATCGCAACATGGGAACCTGAACTGCAACTGAAAAGGCGGGCAGACAAAGCATCCGTTTATACCGAGATATGATTTACATCAAATAGTTCGAAAAAAAGGGCCAGGGACGAATGTCCGAGGCCCACTGGCGGATCAGAAGGAGAGTCTTGCGCCCACAACCGCAAACCAGTCTTCTACATTGCCACCTTCCGCTTTAGCGAAATCGGCAGTGTCTCCATACTTGCGCTCATGAACCACGCCAACATAGGGCGAGAAAGAACGATCAATCAGGTCGTAACTGAGCCTGATCCCTGTTTCAGTGGAAACCAGTCCCTTGCCGACCCCGATTTCCCGGTCTTCACTGAATGCCACCGAGGCATCCAGAGCGGCCGCAAGAATCCAGTGATTGCTCAGCAGCAGTTCATATTCGGCATCAAGCTCCGCGGACGTGTCTCCATCCTTGCTGACATACAGATTCGCATCAATTTCAAACCAGTGAGGGGCAAGCCCCGTGATCCCCAGAACAGCATAGGTGCGATCAGGGCCTTCCGGTGTATCAAATCTTAAACCAGCCTTGGCGTCGAAAAAGTCGGAAACAGGTGTCTGAGCTACCAACTGATTTTCCAGCTTTTCATAGGCCTGCTCTTCGATGGAGTATTCTCCCTTCGTCAGCCAGCGGCCCTTCAGCTCGTCCGTGCCGTAGAAAAAATCTCCGCTCCATACGCCCAGTTCTTCATCATCGTCACTGTACCGATACTCGAACTCCTCGAATTGGGCACCCCAAACCTTCAGGGCCTGTTTACGTTCGGTGGTGTCCTGTATCCGCTCCTGAGCGGAAGCCACTGCCGGCAAGACGCTCAGCCCCAATACAGCGGTCCCAACCAGTGAGGTCCAGCGACTCATACGTCACCCCCCTCTTCAGAAATTGCGCCTTCGGCAGCGGCCTGTTTGGTTTCGGGACCGCCCTCAACAATAACTTTTCGGAACATACCAGCGGCAGCGTGATAGGACAGATGGCAGTGGAAAGCCCATTGTCCCGGCGCATCCACTTCTGTCTCCATATAAACCGTGGTCCCCGGTTGCACACTCACCGTGTGCTTGACCGGATTCCACTGGTCGGCGCCTACGTCAACGATGGACCACATGCCGTGCAGGTGCATGGGGTGCGTCATCATGGTCTCATTAACAAACTTGAAGCGGACTCGCTCGCCGTATTGGAGGCGAATGGGATCCGCATCTTCGTATTTGACACCGTTGATGCTCCATGTGTATCGCTCCATATTGCCGGTGAGGCGCAGTTCGATTTCACGGGTGGGCTCACGCTCGTCATACAGCGGCTTTTGGGCTTTCAAATCTGCATAAGACAGGAATTTGCCACCGTTAGCGGCTGTCGGGACCAGACCACTGCCCTGGGCGTAGAAGGGATCGCTTGCGCCACCTTCAGACATCACCATGGAGCCATGGTCCATGCCCGCCATACTGGAGTGATCCATACCTTCCACGTTTGACTGATCCATCCCGGACATGTCCGAATGGTCCATACCGTGCATGCCGCCCATATCCGCCATGGTCAGGCGTGCTGGTTCGCGCAGTCCGGGAACCGGGGCTGTCATCCCCTCTTCAGGTGCCAGCGTCGCCCTGGCATACCCTGACCGACCCATGGATTCGGCAAAAATCGTATAAGCCTGCTCGTCTCTGGGCCGAACAATCACATCGTACGTTTCCGCAACACCAATACGGAATTCATCCACATTAACGGGCTGCACATTGTTACCGTCGGCCTGCACCACGGTCATGTTCAGCCCTGGAATCCGAACGTCGAAATAGGTCATCGCGGAGGAGTTGATAAACCGCAGTCGAATACGCTCCCCGGGCTCAAAAATCCCGGTCCAATTCTGCTCCGGTCCCTTGCCGTTAATTAGTGCGGTAAAGCCCTGCAAGTCCTCGACATCCGCCTTCATCATGCGCATGTCACCCCATGCCAGGCGGTCGCTCATGGTATTCATGAAACCGTTTTTTGAAACGTCTGAGAAGAACTCGCCTACCGTCTGCTGCTCACGATTGTAGTAATCCGGCATCATCTTGAGGTTCCGCATGATGCGGTTGCCGGAATGAGGGTGTTTATCGGTCAACTGAATCACATATTCCCGATTGTAGCGGAACGGCTCACGCCCCTCGGGCTCAATGACAATTGCACCGTAAGCCCCGTCGGGCTCCTGGAAACCGGAGTGGCTGTGAAACCAGTAGGTTCCGGCCTGAACAACTGGAAATTTGTAGGTGAATGTCTCACCCGGCTGGATCCCCGGGAAGCTGATCCCCGGCACGCCATCCTGGCTAAACGGCAGGATCAAACCATGCCAGTGAATAGACGTCATTTCATCCAGGTTATTGGTCACATTGATTTCGACCTCTTCGCCTTCCTTGAAGCGCAAAACGGGGCCGGGAGATTTCCCGTTGTACCCGATACCGGCCTTTTCAAAATTTCCTGTATCGATTTCGACCTTATCAACTGTCAAATTGTATTCGCCAGCCAAACCCATTACCGGCAGCAAAAGGCCTAACGCCATCACTGGAAGGTTTGCTCTCATATAAAACTCCGATTAATGCGGATATAAAACGGGGCCGGACCAACCGAAGTAATCCGGCTGGCCATCAAAAAGGCGCTTCTTTCTGATTGGTTACTGGGTATCAGCCTTGCTGTAAGCACGGCCTTCAAAGTTTACCTCGCCGTACATGCCGGCCTGGTAGTGCCCGGGGACGTTGCAGGCAAATTCGATGGAGGTCTCGTCGGCAAACTTCCAGACGACTTCTTTGCTTTTGCCCGGCTCCAGCAGAACACTGTTCGGATCGTCGTGTTTCATGCTGTGGCCATTGCCCATATCCATGTTCATCATGTGGCGATTGAGCGTGCCGCCCTGAATCACGCCATGCTCGACCATCATCATCATTTCTTCCTGGTGAGACTCGTGCATAGCGGGCGTGCCGATATTGAATTCGTGCACCAGGCTGCCTTTGTTCTCAACAACGAACCGGATTGTTTCTCCCGGCTCCACATTGATGGCCTCTGGCTCGTAGTAGTTGTCATGCATTTCAACAGAGATCGTACGGGACGCTTCAGACGCCTTGCCGGGTTCACCGCTTGACGCGCCATGTCCACCTCCGTGAGCGCCAGCCCCCAGAGCTGACACCGAAACCGACATAGCCATTGCTGCAATTACAAACTTTGATACGCTCATCCAAACTTCTCCTGTGATTTGGCTTCACTTCAAACACCGATTGGTTTGCTAGTTACCTGAACATTCGTACGAAACGGTTGACACCTTCGCCCACCAACCTGAATTCTTTCTGAAAATGACGGACTATTAACGGTTCAGGCTCAGTTCAGGTTAATCGGCAACACTGATGCTTGCCGTGGCTTCATTAATAAGGAAACGACTGATGAGATTATTGCTGGTAGAGGATGATCGCTTGCTGGCTGACGGACTCGCCAGCCAACTTGAGAAGGCCGGCTTCAGCGTGGATACCACGAAAACTGCCAGAGAAGCGATCATTCTGGGCGAGCAGGAAGACTATAGGGTTGCGATTCTGGATCTTGGTTTACCAGATGGAAATGGTCTGGACGTGCTCCGCAGATGGCGTGCCAGCAAGGCCAACTTCCCGGTGCTGATCCTGACTGCGCGGAGCGACTGGCAAGACAAAGTAAACGGCCTGAAAGCGGGAGCAGACGACTACCTTGCCAAGCCATTTCAGACTGAAGAGCTGATTGCCAGGCTGAATGCCATTGTGCGCCGAAGTGAAGGACGAATGCAGTCCTCGGTAAAAGCAGGCCACTTTGAGCTGGACGAGAATCGCCAGAGCCTGAAAATGGAAGACGGCTCAGAGCAAAGCCTGACCGGCACCGAATTCCGCCTGCTCCGGTGCCTGATGAGCCGCCCCGGCCATGTGTTCTCAAAGGAACAGCTCATGGAACAACTCTATAACCTGAACGAAAGCCCGACTGAAAACGTCATCGAAGCTTATATCCGGCGTCTCAGAAAGCTGGTGGGCGCCAAGACGATCGCGACGCGACGAGGCCAGGGATACCTGTTTGATGATACCGTTTAGAAAGCCCACCTCTGTCAGAGGAACGCTTCTCGCCCTCTTGCTGCCGTCGGGTATCGTCCTGATGGGAATCGCCTGGCTTGTGCATGGTTTCCTGCTTGAGCGAATGTCCCGGGATTTCGTCGAAAGTCGTTTAAAAGATGAAGTGGCCTTTCTGGAGCACCAGATTCGCCAATCCGCTGGCAATATAGATACGCTCCGGACAGGGGATTATTTTCAGGAAGTTTTTCACCATGCCTTTGCCATTCAGTCTCCGACTCAGACCATTATCTCACCGCAAGCCTGGGAGGCACTGCTGGGCCCGTTGCTGAAATCGGACCAGCAGGGCGCAATCAGGGTGCAAGGCACGGGTGCGTCCAATGCGCCCTCGGATGTTCTGGCCTTTCGAAAATCGCTCCTGGTTAACGACATGCGTTTAGTCATCATTGTGTCGGAGGACATGGCTGCGCTTCAGGCCAGTCAGGCAGAATTACATGCCTGGACAGCGATCGTGTCAATCTTACTGATTCTGCTGCTTGTTGGAGTTATCTGGATTGGCATTACCCTGTCAATGAGACCGGTTATATCGCTTCAGGCTTCACTGAAAAAACTGCAAAGTGGTGAAATATCGCGCATTAATGTCCATGCTCCCGAAGAATTCCGACCGCTGGTTAAACAGCTCAATCAGCTCCTCGATTTTCTCGATCGACGCCTGGAACGCTCACGAGATGCGCTTGCAAACCTGTCCCACAGCGTTAAAACACCAATCGCAGCGGTAAGACAAATCCTTGAGGATACGAGCCGTGCGCTCGACGGCGACCTGAGACACGAAATGGGATCCCGGCTCGGCGATATCGACAAACAATTGGAAGCAGAGATGCGGCGCAGCCGTTTTGCGGGCCCTCAGGTCGGAAAAAGCGCTTATCCAGTTAAACAGGCCAGAGACCTTTTATGGATGTTTGGCCGCCTTTATCCCGAAAAGTCATTCGAGTTGTCCACGAAAATGGCGGAAGAGCGCCGCTGGCCGATTGAAGAGCACGATCTGAGCGAAATTCTCGGGAATCTTCTCGATAATGCTGGCAAATGGTCCTCCCGATGCGTCGAATTGTCTCTCACAGAGGACAACCGGCAAATGCAAATTGCCGTTGCTGACGATGGCTCTGGCGTCGCCGAAGACTCGATCGGTGAATTGGGCAAACGGGGATCGCGGCTCGACGAACAGACACCCGGACACGGGCTGGGCCTTGCGATTGTTTGCGATATCGTTGATCGCTACAACGGGCGAACAGAATTCTCACAAAGCCCTTTCGGTGGACTGAAGGTTGCCGTCTCATTCCGCCTGCCGGGCTAATTCACTCTTTTTTCAAACGGGACTCAGAAAGCCAATAGCCCGGGTAGCGACAATTCGTCGCAAACGAACGGCTTTCCATCCTCACTTGCTTATTCGCGCTATATACTTATTACAATTCCATCAAAGAAGCGCCAGAAGAGGAGTGATGAAGATGAGAGCTTTAACGGTCGCGGTCATAATGTCCCTCCTGTCCGCAACAGTAGTCGCCCAGCAGGCCGACCAGACAAAAGAGCAGCAATTGGTTGCCGAGGCCCGATCCAAAGTACAGGCCTTTGGCGGCTCCCTGAAGCAGGCGCTGCAGGGCGCAATCAAGGAAGGCGGACTCACCAATGGTATCGCCGTCTGCAATACGGTGGCGCCAGAAATCGCTGCCGCTAACAGCAACGATGGGTGGCAAATCAGCCGCACCAGTTTACGCGTCCGCAATCCTGGCAATACACCGACTGACTGGCAGGAAATGCAACTGAAGGCCATGCAGCAACACCCCGTAAAGGATGGAAAGCCGGTTGAGACATGGCGTGTGGCAGACGCCGATACGGGAACAGGCTTTGAGTACATGCGCGCCATTCCAACTCAGAAGCTTTGCCTTGGTTGCCATGGCAAGTCCATAGATCCCGGAGTCGAGGCCAGGCTCAATGAACTATACCCGCAAGACAAGGCCACCGGCTTTTCGGAAGGAGATCTTCGCGGGGCGTTTGTGGTGACCTACCAACCGAAAAATAACTGAGGTTGCAAGACCACCAAGACGCGTTACCCTAGCCTCCGTCACTTTTATCCAGCCGGAGGCTGTGCCCCTCATGAAATACCGCATCATCCCCGTTACCCCCTTCCAGCAGAACTGCAGCCTTATCTGGTGCGAAGATACCCTGAAAGCTGCGGTAGTCGACCCCGGCGGTGACCTGGACCGGATTCGGACCGCCATAGCCGAGGAAGGTGTAACGGTAGAGAAAATCCTGCTGACTCACGCCCACATCGACCACGCTGGCGGCACGGCCGAACTGGCGAGGGCGCTGAATGTGGCCATTGAGGGCCCTCACAGAGAGGACAATTTCTGGATTGTTGGCCTGCCCCAGCAGGCACAGATGTTTGGTTTCCCATCACCGGAAGTGTTCACTCCCGATCACTGGCTGGAGGGTGGTGAAGAAGTGACGGTGGGCAACCAGACCCTGGCCGTGCTGCACTGCCCAGGCCATACACCCGGGCACGTGGTTTTCTTTCACAAGGCATCGGAACTCGCGCTGGTCGGCGATGTGTTATTCCATGGCTCCATCGGCCGCACGGACTTTCCGAAAGGCGATCACGCCACGCTGATTCGTTCCATCCGGGAAAAACTGTTCCCGCTGGGTGACGAGGTGGCCTTCATTCCCGGCCACGGCCCCATGTCGACGTTCGGACAGGAGCGGGCGACCAACCCCTTCGTATCTGATCACCGGGGCTAGCGCTGGCCAAACCGGAACGATTCAATGAGCCGGGGTCCCAGCCTGAACTGCGGATTCGGCCAGTCTCGTTGCTGGAACACGGATCTACCCATCTGGCCCGGAAAATGCTTTGCGTCTATCCAGACGACGATTTTTCGGCAAACGACACCGGAGCCGATGGAGGAAACCCAGCCATGTCCTTACTGACCTCTCTGATCAGGGCCAGCACCCAGTTTCAGCAGGCAATGGAAAAACGCCAGACACCGGCGAACACGGCCGAAGCCGGCACTACCAAGGCCGAGAGCCCAAAACCGGAGGCAATCGGGGCTCCCGGACAGGACCGGTTTACGCCTTCAGGGGAGAATAATGCTGATACTGCCAGCCAGAAATCCAGGAAGCTGGCCATGGCGGAATACAAGCAAACGGTGGGGCAGGATCTTGCCTTCGTGCGCGAAACACTGCGGCACAAACTTGCCGAATACAACCTGCACCCGGCGACCGCTCTCAATGTGAACAAAAGTGATGCCGGCGCGATTCAGGTAGAAGGCAAGATTACTGAAGATGCGAGAACCCGGATCGAAAACGACCTGAATATCAACAAGAACTTCAAGGAAGCGTTCAGCCGCCTGAGTGCCAGCGAGCCAACGTTGCACTTCATGGACAACGCACTGAAACTCAACCAGGCGTATGGGGTGAACAATCCACTGCTGGATACGCTGGTCAGTGAGAACCAGCAATTCAACGGCTTACAGGATCTGGTCCACCGATACGATACCCTGCGCCGCTCCGCTGGTACGGAGCAGATCGAAGCGGCAGGCAACACCCGGAGTTACGCGTTCAACCTTAACGCCCGGGCCTAGAAATCACACCTCAAAGGGTGCGGGATCACCTTTACCCACCCGGGTCACTACGGGCGCTTCACCGGTAAAATCAACCACGGTGGTTGCTTCCATCCCGCAGAAACCACCATCAATGATCAGGTCCATCTCATGCTCCAGGGTATCCCGGATCTCATAAGGATCGGTCATCGGCTCGGATTCTCCGGGCAGGATCAGCGTACTGCTCATGATCGGCTCACCCAGCTCACCCAGCAATGCCTGAACAATGGCGTTATCCGGTACCCGAACCCCCACGGAACGCCGCTTGGGGTGCAGTAGCCGGCGAGGCACCTCGCTGGTGGCATCAAGGATAAAGGTGTAGGGCCCAGGGGTGAAATTCTTCAGCAGCCGGTACTGAGTATTGTCCACCTTGGCATAGACTCCGATATCCGAAAGATCCCGACAGACCAGCGTGAAATTATGTTTGTCATCAAGTCGACGAATCCGCTTTATCCGGTCTGCGGCCTGTTTGTCACCCAGGTGACAACCAATGGCGTAGGCAGAGTCGGTGGGGTAAACAATGACCCCACCCTTACGCAATATATCGACAGCCTGATTGATCAGTCGCTTCTGTGGCGTTTCCGGATGGATCTGGAAAAACTGACTCATTAACCTTCTCCCTGGCCGGCACGGGCTGCCATTGCGGGATCCTTCTTCGATCCCCCCATGCAATTGGGCGACTCCGGCACCGACTGCCCGGTAGCCTCCCATTCTTCCGGCGAATACAGGTGCAACGCGAGTGCGTGTACCTCGCCGGCGAGTTCTTCCGCCAGCACTTTGTAGATCGACTGATGACGCTTCACTTTCATCTGCCCTTCAAAATCCGGAGAAACCAGCGTTACCTTGAAATGGGTTTCTGAATTCGGTGGCACACTGTGCTTATGGCTTTCGTTCTCCACCCGGAGGATGCGAGCATCAAAGGCAGCGTTCAACTTCGTTTCGATGGCGTTCTGGATCTGCATAACTCAACGACTCTCCAACGTCTTGCTTTGGTTCCAGTCTACTACACAAAACGCCAGCCACCCGAACCTTGACACCAAAGAGCCAAACAGCCACATTCCCATCCCGATTCAACCGCACTTACAACCATGCACCTGTACATCGCCGAAAAACCAAGTCTTGGCCGCGCCATCGCTGCCGCCTTACCCGGACCACACCAAAAGGGCCAGGGCTGGATCCGCTGTGGCAAAGGGGAAGACGCAGCCACGGTCAGCTGGTGCATCGGCCACCTTCTGGAACCGGCCGAGCCCGCCCGTTACAACCCTGCCTGGAAGAAATGGCGGCAGGAGGATCTCCCCATGTTCCCGGAGAAATGGGAGGTCATGCCCAAGGATAGCGTGCGCCAGCAGCTCAAGGTGCTTGAGTCCCTGATCCGCCAGGCCGAAACCATCACCCATGCCGGCGACCCGGACCGCGAAGGACAGTTACTGGTAGACGAAGTCATCCGCTACTTCGGCACAAAATCCCCGGTCCGTCGCATACTGATCAACGACCTGACGCCGGCCGCTGTGGCGAAAGCCATCGGGAGCCCGAAAGATAACAGCGAATTCCGCCGGCTTTCGCACTCCGCCCTGGCCCGTCAGCGCGCCGACTGGCTCTACGGCATCAACCTTACCCGTTTCTACACCCTTAGCTATCAGCAACAGGGCGAACAGGGCGTTTACTCTGTCGGCCGGGTACAGACACCGGTTCTGGGTCTTGTGGTGGAGCGGGACAACACCATTGAGCATTTCGAGCCAAAGCCCTATTACCGGATTGAGGCGACGTTCAGAGCTCAGGAGGAGGAAGCCGACCAGCAGGCCTTTACAGCCCGCTGGTTGCCTGATGAGCAGTTTCAGGACCACCTGGATGAAGAAAACCGACTGCTGGACCGGGCCACGGCGGAAAAAATCGCGGCTGACGTCCAGGGGCGACCGGGCAAGATCACCGAATCCCGATTTCGGGATCGCCCGGAGGCACCGCCGTTACCCTTGTCACTCTCGGCCTTGCAGATTGAAGCCGGGCGTCTGTTCCGGATGGGGGCCAAGGACGTGCTCGACACGGCGCAAAACCTTTACGAGCGCCACCAGCTTATAACCTATCCCCGCTCGGATTGCCGGTATTTGCCAGAAGGCCATTACAACCAGCGGGCACAGGTGATCCAGGCGATAGGCAGGGTCGCTCCCGATCTGGCAGAAGCCTGTGACAGATCCGATCTTGATCGCCGGACCACAGCCTGGAACGACAAACAGGTGGATGCGCACCACGCCATCATTCCTACCAGCCGACCATCCCCCAATGGCAAGCTCAATGAGGCCGAAGAAAAGATATATGGACTGATCAGCCGTTACTACCTGATGCAGTTTGCCGCCGATGCCATTCACCGGGAAGGTCGCCTGACCGTGCGGGTTGCGGAACACAGATTTCGCGCGACCGAAACCGCGATTCTCGAATCGGGCTGGAAAGCGCTGGAGCTGAAACTCCGTGAGGGCCGGTCAGCACCGGAGAAAGCACCCCTGCCCCGGCTGAACCAGGGCGAACCGGTATTCTGCGAAGACAACCATATTGCCGAGCGGAAGACACAACCACCACAGCACTTCACCGACGCCACCCTGTTGTCGGCGATGACCAATATTGCGCGTTTTGTAAGCGACGCTGAACTGCGCAAAACTCTCCGTGAAACCGACGGCCTGGGCACAGAAGCCACCCGCGCTGCGATCATCGACACACTGTTCAAGCGCGACTACCTGTATCGCGACAGCCGCCACATACGAGCCGGCAGCAAAGGCAAGGCGCTCATTGGCGCACTGCCCGAGTCAGTCAGTAAACCGGACCGGACGGCTGTCTGGGAAGCCACACTGGAAAGCATTCGCCGTGGTGAGGGCGATCCCCGCAAGTTCCTGGACACTCTGAAAAAGGAAATACGGGGCTTTATCCATCAGCCCCAGGGCGCGCCTTCTGTTGATGAGGCGAATGAGCCGTCACCGGAACAGGTACACTGCCCGAAGTGTCGCGCCCCGATGACCGAGCGGGATGGCAAATTCGGGCGCTTCTTCGCCTGTACCCGCTACCCCGATTGCAACGGCACCCGTCCCATAGAAGACTCCGCACCCCGGGATGGCACTGGCCAGAAACCGGTGCCCTGCCCCCATTGCTTTTCACCGCTGGTGAGACGAAAAGGCAAGAAAGGGTGGTTCTGGGGCTGCAGTAATTTCCCAGCCTGCCGACAAACTCTGGACGACGACAACGGAAAGCCTGCCATCCGTTTACGCAACTCTACATAACGATACTGAATACACGCTCACATTTTGGGATAATTGGTTGATATAACTGGGTAGTCTGCCTGACCATCCGGTTATTGGCATGATCAAGAACCACCAAACTCCGGGAGAGGCTTCGTGCGCATCGCTCTGCTAGAAGACGAACATGAACAGGCCCAGCACATTGTGTCGACTCTGTCCGAGCGCGGGCATCATTGCGACAGCTTCCCCACGGGCCAGTCTTTCCTGAGTGCCGTTCTGCATCGCAGCTACGACCTGCTGATCCTCGACTGGCAGATTCCGGACATGACTGGCATTGATGTTCTGGAGAGCGTTCGCGCCCAGATCAACTGGGCAATTCCGGTTGTCTTCCTGACCCAGCGGGATAGTGAAGCGGATATAGTGCGCGCCCTGGACGCCGGCGCCGATGACTATCTGTCCAAGCCTGCCCGCACGGCAGAGCTTGTGGCACGCATTAATGCCCTTTCCCGCCGCAGTAACCCGGATACCGAGCGAGAAGTTCTCAAGTTTGGCCCTTTTGAAATCAATACCCAGCAGCGCAACATCCTGCTGCACGGTGAGGAACTGTCGCTAACCGACAAGGACTTTGACCTGACGCTCTTCCTGTTTCAGAACCAGGGCCGACTGCTTACCCGTGAAATGCTTCTTGAACGGGTTTGGGGACTCACCCGGGACATCAACACCCGCACCGTTGATACCCATATGAGCCGGCTCCGCCGTCGGCTGGGCCTGAACCCCGAGAATGGCTTCCGGATCAAAACCATTTACCAGCGCGGCTATCGACTGGAGGCCATGAAGGCCGGGGAGCCGGAACAGACCCCTGAGGCCACCGAAACCAACCGGGCAGCGAATGCGTAAAACGGGTTTTTGGCTCCGCATTGTTCGGGCTTTGTGTTCGCCGGTACTCTTCGCACTGGCGCTATCCGCTCATGCAGAGCTTTCGGTCACTCAGGGCTCCGCGACATCCAGATCCGATTCAGCCAATAACACCACTCCTGAGTGGACCTACACTTTGCGTCCGGGAGAAACCTTTTCCGAAGTATCGCGAGACCTGCT of Marinobacter sediminum contains these proteins:
- a CDS encoding copper resistance protein B — protein: MSRWTSLVGTAVLGLSVLPAVASAQERIQDTTERKQALKVWGAQFEEFEYRYSDDDEELGVWSGDFFYGTDELKGRWLTKGEYSIEEQAYEKLENQLVAQTPVSDFFDAKAGLRFDTPEGPDRTYAVLGITGLAPHWFEIDANLYVSKDGDTSAELDAEYELLLSNHWILAAALDASVAFSEDREIGVGKGLVSTETGIRLSYDLIDRSFSPYVGVVHERKYGDTADFAKAEGGNVEDWFAVVGARLSF
- a CDS encoding copper resistance system multicopper oxidase encodes the protein MRANLPVMALGLLLPVMGLAGEYNLTVDKVEIDTGNFEKAGIGYNGKSPGPVLRFKEGEEVEINVTNNLDEMTSIHWHGLILPFSQDGVPGISFPGIQPGETFTYKFPVVQAGTYWFHSHSGFQEPDGAYGAIVIEPEGREPFRYNREYVIQLTDKHPHSGNRIMRNLKMMPDYYNREQQTVGEFFSDVSKNGFMNTMSDRLAWGDMRMMKADVEDLQGFTALINGKGPEQNWTGIFEPGERIRLRFINSSAMTYFDVRIPGLNMTVVQADGNNVQPVNVDEFRIGVAETYDVIVRPRDEQAYTIFAESMGRSGYARATLAPEEGMTAPVPGLREPARLTMADMGGMHGMDHSDMSGMDQSNVEGMDHSSMAGMDHGSMVMSEGGASDPFYAQGSGLVPTAANGGKFLSYADLKAQKPLYDEREPTREIELRLTGNMERYTWSINGVKYEDADPIRLQYGERVRFKFVNETMMTHPMHLHGMWSIVDVGADQWNPVKHTVSVQPGTTVYMETEVDAPGQWAFHCHLSYHAAAGMFRKVIVEGGPETKQAAAEGAISEEGGDV
- a CDS encoding cupredoxin domain-containing protein, with the protein product MSVSKFVIAAMAMSVSVSALGAGAHGGGHGASSGEPGKASEASRTISVEMHDNYYEPEAINVEPGETIRFVVENKGSLVHEFNIGTPAMHESHQEEMMMMVEHGVIQGGTLNRHMMNMDMGNGHSMKHDDPNSVLLEPGKSKEVVWKFADETSIEFACNVPGHYQAGMYGEVNFEGRAYSKADTQ
- a CDS encoding response regulator transcription factor; its protein translation is MRLLLVEDDRLLADGLASQLEKAGFSVDTTKTAREAIILGEQEDYRVAILDLGLPDGNGLDVLRRWRASKANFPVLILTARSDWQDKVNGLKAGADDYLAKPFQTEELIARLNAIVRRSEGRMQSSVKAGHFELDENRQSLKMEDGSEQSLTGTEFRLLRCLMSRPGHVFSKEQLMEQLYNLNESPTENVIEAYIRRLRKLVGAKTIATRRGQGYLFDDTV
- a CDS encoding ATP-binding protein, whose amino-acid sequence is MIPFRKPTSVRGTLLALLLPSGIVLMGIAWLVHGFLLERMSRDFVESRLKDEVAFLEHQIRQSAGNIDTLRTGDYFQEVFHHAFAIQSPTQTIISPQAWEALLGPLLKSDQQGAIRVQGTGASNAPSDVLAFRKSLLVNDMRLVIIVSEDMAALQASQAELHAWTAIVSILLILLLVGVIWIGITLSMRPVISLQASLKKLQSGEISRINVHAPEEFRPLVKQLNQLLDFLDRRLERSRDALANLSHSVKTPIAAVRQILEDTSRALDGDLRHEMGSRLGDIDKQLEAEMRRSRFAGPQVGKSAYPVKQARDLLWMFGRLYPEKSFELSTKMAEERRWPIEEHDLSEILGNLLDNAGKWSSRCVELSLTEDNRQMQIAVADDGSGVAEDSIGELGKRGSRLDEQTPGHGLGLAIVCDIVDRYNGRTEFSQSPFGGLKVAVSFRLPG
- a CDS encoding Tll0287-like domain-containing protein, which gives rise to MRALTVAVIMSLLSATVVAQQADQTKEQQLVAEARSKVQAFGGSLKQALQGAIKEGGLTNGIAVCNTVAPEIAAANSNDGWQISRTSLRVRNPGNTPTDWQEMQLKAMQQHPVKDGKPVETWRVADADTGTGFEYMRAIPTQKLCLGCHGKSIDPGVEARLNELYPQDKATGFSEGDLRGAFVVTYQPKNN
- a CDS encoding MBL fold metallo-hydrolase, with amino-acid sequence MKYRIIPVTPFQQNCSLIWCEDTLKAAVVDPGGDLDRIRTAIAEEGVTVEKILLTHAHIDHAGGTAELARALNVAIEGPHREDNFWIVGLPQQAQMFGFPSPEVFTPDHWLEGGEEVTVGNQTLAVLHCPGHTPGHVVFFHKASELALVGDVLFHGSIGRTDFPKGDHATLIRSIREKLFPLGDEVAFIPGHGPMSTFGQERATNPFVSDHRG
- a CDS encoding L-threonylcarbamoyladenylate synthase, translating into MSQFFQIHPETPQKRLINQAVDILRKGGVIVYPTDSAYAIGCHLGDKQAADRIKRIRRLDDKHNFTLVCRDLSDIGVYAKVDNTQYRLLKNFTPGPYTFILDATSEVPRRLLHPKRRSVGVRVPDNAIVQALLGELGEPIMSSTLILPGESEPMTDPYEIRDTLEHEMDLIIDGGFCGMEATTVVDFTGEAPVVTRVGKGDPAPFEV
- a CDS encoding BolA family protein translates to MQIQNAIETKLNAAFDARILRVENESHKHSVPPNSETHFKVTLVSPDFEGQMKVKRHQSIYKVLAEELAGEVHALALHLYSPEEWEATGQSVPESPNCMGGSKKDPAMAARAGQGEG
- a CDS encoding DNA topoisomerase III; its protein translation is MHLYIAEKPSLGRAIAAALPGPHQKGQGWIRCGKGEDAATVSWCIGHLLEPAEPARYNPAWKKWRQEDLPMFPEKWEVMPKDSVRQQLKVLESLIRQAETITHAGDPDREGQLLVDEVIRYFGTKSPVRRILINDLTPAAVAKAIGSPKDNSEFRRLSHSALARQRADWLYGINLTRFYTLSYQQQGEQGVYSVGRVQTPVLGLVVERDNTIEHFEPKPYYRIEATFRAQEEEADQQAFTARWLPDEQFQDHLDEENRLLDRATAEKIAADVQGRPGKITESRFRDRPEAPPLPLSLSALQIEAGRLFRMGAKDVLDTAQNLYERHQLITYPRSDCRYLPEGHYNQRAQVIQAIGRVAPDLAEACDRSDLDRRTTAWNDKQVDAHHAIIPTSRPSPNGKLNEAEEKIYGLISRYYLMQFAADAIHREGRLTVRVAEHRFRATETAILESGWKALELKLREGRSAPEKAPLPRLNQGEPVFCEDNHIAERKTQPPQHFTDATLLSAMTNIARFVSDAELRKTLRETDGLGTEATRAAIIDTLFKRDYLYRDSRHIRAGSKGKALIGALPESVSKPDRTAVWEATLESIRRGEGDPRKFLDTLKKEIRGFIHQPQGAPSVDEANEPSPEQVHCPKCRAPMTERDGKFGRFFACTRYPDCNGTRPIEDSAPRDGTGQKPVPCPHCFSPLVRRKGKKGWFWGCSNFPACRQTLDDDNGKPAIRLRNST